From a region of the Paenibacillus sp. R14(2021) genome:
- a CDS encoding ATP-binding protein yields MEIFDLAEQAQLRLQANDRAAGKAARLQEQIMTFEATANRLCAPYQDLTYRANGDAAAALQLMQAVIDTQLAAQAAAEESEAKLAEFRLQADRFEETAAALRAKQAQWLQAGKAIDEFQFLTVLEQSERLHEIEHELFKLDAQLTAGRSGSKQSELDALYASYKESELQAKYAETGEELQAVELQRSHLLEQSGRKRQQLEQLLRDNDRQRLTADREQTIASLEQLISRYAVLSISMTMMKRTKRLMEEQRQPGVLREASRWMNLLSEGRYRRISIPEGEQTISLENSDGRIVESIFLSRGTAEQLYLAMRFALADEAAGASALPLLLDDPFVNFDDGRLKAAAGVLEEIAARRQLIFFTCHAHVRDLLLARIPAAQLIRLG; encoded by the coding sequence ATGGAAATTTTCGATCTCGCCGAGCAGGCGCAGCTTCGCTTGCAGGCGAATGATCGAGCGGCAGGCAAGGCCGCGCGCCTGCAGGAGCAGATCATGACCTTTGAAGCTACGGCGAATCGGCTGTGCGCGCCTTACCAGGATCTTACCTATCGTGCGAACGGCGATGCGGCAGCTGCGCTTCAGCTGATGCAGGCCGTCATCGATACGCAATTGGCTGCGCAGGCAGCGGCGGAGGAATCGGAGGCTAAGCTGGCAGAGTTCCGTTTGCAGGCAGATCGGTTCGAAGAGACTGCCGCAGCGCTGAGGGCGAAGCAGGCACAGTGGCTTCAGGCGGGCAAGGCCATAGATGAATTCCAGTTTCTTACGGTGTTGGAGCAATCCGAGAGACTGCATGAAATCGAGCATGAGCTGTTCAAGCTGGATGCGCAGCTGACGGCTGGGCGATCCGGTTCGAAGCAGTCGGAGCTGGACGCGTTGTATGCGTCTTACAAGGAATCGGAGCTTCAAGCGAAGTATGCGGAAACGGGTGAGGAGTTGCAGGCGGTCGAACTGCAGCGGAGCCATCTGCTTGAGCAAAGCGGCAGGAAGCGCCAGCAGCTGGAGCAGCTGCTTCGCGACAATGACCGACAGCGGCTGACGGCGGACCGGGAGCAGACGATTGCTTCTTTGGAGCAGCTCATCAGCCGTTATGCCGTACTGTCAATCAGCATGACGATGATGAAGCGAACGAAGCGGTTGATGGAAGAACAGCGGCAGCCAGGCGTACTCCGCGAAGCGTCGAGATGGATGAATCTACTGTCGGAAGGCCGTTATCGGCGGATATCGATTCCCGAAGGGGAGCAGACCATTTCGCTCGAAAACAGCGACGGGCGTATCGTGGAAAGTATATTTCTCAGCAGAGGCACGGCAGAGCAGCTCTACTTGGCGATGCGCTTCGCGCTTGCCGACGAGGCGGCCGGCGCGTCAGCGCTGCCGCTGCTGCTCGACGACCCGTTCGTCAATTTCGACGATGGCCGGCTGAAGGCTGCTGCCGGTGTGCTGGAGGAGATCGCGGCGCGCAGGCAGCTGATTTTCTTTACGTGCCACGCGCACGTGCGGGACTTGCTGCTGGCTCGAATTCCAGCAGCACAGCTGATCCGGCTCGGCTGA
- a CDS encoding AAA family ATPase, with the protein MRLQKLHLEGFGQLSGKVCDLQAPVTVFYGPNEAGKSTMLGFIRAMLFGYANKGNRAERLEPVNGGRHGGRLFFSDETGRHYVLERYGSASGKIVVRATAEGLDDGTVGGAAETITQQEWERTYLGGVNERVFRELFAITLSELQAIGMLEGDELGKQLYHTGWNGGNAIARTEKRLLGQMDELFKPRGSTQQMSKLLKTLEETEAELRKLEDGIAVFNALTTAIDETEAALKAVSEKLPLLRDQHAGLARAVELRPIWIQRQALLQEKATLGEVPRLAGDARSRWEALTEELHRVQEESRRLEELAAMQQLRLSQQTFDPNLIASRHEVNSLLLAAQQIAAARHTDAELAAEMREHADAVQHLLLRISPAWSEETLRGFRIGVADREAVRGFREALSDGEKALREAEAEHRAVLQQEREAGALLAEFGDEATAVWPVWPVHADRKAGRNVETEATRLRSARKKADAEDGEDAYASIFRLLPETAEALHYASRQFEEAWRELELALLREQHEAGAASAQRSGREAGASSAVLLAAGGIFAAGAAALAAAGMPAAAAAAGAAGAALAAPALLRLARSRGTAARGAGRPAWLPRPGKPPPRSSACSRRSARSSPRRRPRFRCCCRARAAEPPPRSAKPPLRGRGPGPAGAARLTAAWRRARPSCSRACAERSTRGRTSSAAAPAALSGAQSSRAVMPGCAHRNKPPSPRQTTRSLRLVPSRLIGMIG; encoded by the coding sequence GTGAGGCTGCAGAAGCTGCATCTGGAAGGGTTTGGGCAATTAAGCGGCAAGGTTTGCGATTTGCAGGCGCCTGTAACTGTGTTTTATGGTCCGAATGAAGCGGGGAAAAGCACCATGCTCGGCTTCATTCGCGCCATGCTGTTCGGGTATGCAAACAAAGGCAATCGGGCAGAGCGGCTGGAGCCTGTAAACGGGGGACGCCACGGCGGCAGATTGTTTTTCTCCGACGAGACTGGGCGGCATTATGTACTCGAACGCTACGGCAGCGCCTCCGGTAAAATCGTCGTTCGCGCCACGGCTGAAGGCTTAGATGACGGGACGGTCGGCGGTGCCGCTGAAACGATTACGCAGCAGGAGTGGGAGCGGACGTATCTGGGCGGTGTGAATGAACGCGTATTTCGGGAGCTGTTTGCGATCACGCTGTCGGAGCTGCAGGCGATCGGCATGCTGGAAGGCGATGAGCTGGGCAAGCAGCTGTATCATACAGGCTGGAATGGCGGAAATGCGATTGCAAGAACGGAGAAGCGGCTGCTCGGCCAAATGGACGAGTTGTTCAAACCCCGAGGAAGCACCCAGCAAATGAGCAAGCTGCTGAAGACGCTGGAGGAGACGGAGGCCGAGCTGCGTAAGCTGGAGGATGGAATCGCGGTATTTAACGCATTGACGACAGCAATCGACGAAACGGAAGCCGCGCTTAAGGCTGTTAGCGAGAAGCTTCCTTTGCTGCGCGATCAGCATGCGGGACTAGCTAGAGCGGTGGAGCTGCGCCCGATTTGGATTCAACGTCAGGCACTTCTGCAGGAGAAGGCGACACTCGGAGAGGTTCCTCGATTGGCTGGCGATGCGCGTTCCCGCTGGGAGGCGCTTACGGAAGAACTGCATCGCGTACAGGAAGAAAGCCGCCGCTTAGAAGAGCTTGCCGCGATGCAGCAGCTCCGGTTGTCGCAGCAGACGTTCGACCCAAATCTCATCGCTTCCAGGCACGAGGTGAACTCCCTGCTGCTCGCGGCACAGCAGATCGCTGCCGCCCGTCATACTGACGCAGAGCTTGCGGCGGAAATGCGCGAGCATGCGGACGCCGTGCAGCATTTGCTGCTTCGTATTTCACCGGCATGGTCGGAGGAGACGCTGCGGGGCTTCCGAATCGGCGTTGCCGATCGGGAGGCGGTTCGAGGATTCCGCGAAGCCTTATCTGATGGCGAGAAAGCACTTCGCGAAGCGGAAGCAGAGCATCGTGCCGTCTTGCAGCAGGAGCGTGAAGCGGGTGCCCTGCTGGCGGAATTCGGCGATGAAGCGACTGCGGTATGGCCTGTGTGGCCTGTGCATGCGGATAGAAAAGCAGGCAGGAACGTTGAAACGGAAGCAACGAGACTGAGGTCCGCAAGGAAGAAGGCCGATGCGGAAGATGGCGAAGACGCGTACGCGTCTATTTTCCGTCTTCTTCCGGAGACGGCGGAGGCACTGCATTATGCATCGCGCCAGTTCGAGGAGGCATGGCGCGAGCTGGAGCTTGCCCTGCTTCGCGAACAGCATGAAGCAGGCGCGGCTTCGGCACAGCGCAGCGGGCGCGAAGCGGGAGCCAGCAGCGCAGTGCTGCTGGCGGCCGGCGGAATATTCGCCGCCGGAGCCGCAGCGCTCGCAGCCGCAGGCATGCCGGCTGCGGCCGCAGCTGCAGGCGCAGCCGGCGCGGCGCTGGCTGCGCCCGCGCTGCTGCGCCTCGCGCGCTCGCGCGGCACCGCTGCGCGCGGAGCCGGCCGGCCGGCGTGGCTGCCGCGGCCGGGCAAGCCGCCGCCGCGGAGCAGCGCGTGCTCGCGGCGCTCGGCGCGCTCGTCGCCGCGCCGGAGGCCGCGCTTTCGCTGCTGCTGCCGCGCTCGCGCAGCGGAGCCGCCGCCGCGCAGCGCGAAGCCGCCGCTGCGCGGGAGGGGGCCGGGGCCCGCCGGGGCAGCTCGCCTGACGGCAGCATGGCGGCGGGCCAGGCCCAGCTGCTCTCGCGCCTGCGCGGAGCGCTCGACGCGCGGCAGGACGAGCTCCGCCGCCGCGCCAGCAGCGCTGAGCGGCGCGCAGAGCTCGCGCGCGGTCATGCCCGGCTGCGCGCACAGGAACAAGCCGCCAAGTCCGCGGCAGACAACGCGGAGCTTGCGGCTGGTGCCATCGCGACTGATTGGCATGATTGGCTGA
- a CDS encoding DNA repair exonuclease produces the protein MGVSFRFIHAADLHVDSPFRGLTEVPTHVREALQMSTFQAVESLVRTAITAEVDFVVIAGDLYDSADRSLRAQLALQKEWQKLHAHSVRLFVIHGNHDHLSGQQAALAWPESVHFFGSDKVERLPAYTKRGELAAYISGISYETRSVMTNLAAGYRAGTDGIYGIALLHGSVDGTVGHDPYAPCKLDELVGAGFHYWALGHIHQRTVLHTYPHVVYSGNTQGRHAKETGAKGCYIVNVSASHETELQFIPLDTVRWIDRPLAIDGMDTEQQLLDQLERAAVAAVLESEGRSLMLRFTLIGRSALHARLEATAVVQELLEGLRERLAVSGWQQEVGLADDAWCWVAGIENEAGALIDLAGLAEEDSFVGELIRGSLQIEGDAAEFKQVIEEALQPLLSHAKLRRLTRSVMEERAEDWFAHAREVAAGLLAAEQADQVADKQGERPAADGGDER, from the coding sequence ATGGGCGTTTCATTTCGGTTTATTCACGCGGCTGATCTGCATGTCGACAGTCCATTCCGCGGCTTGACTGAGGTGCCTACCCATGTGCGGGAGGCGCTTCAGATGTCTACCTTCCAAGCGGTGGAAAGTCTAGTGAGGACGGCAATTACCGCCGAGGTGGATTTCGTTGTGATTGCAGGCGATCTCTATGATTCGGCGGACCGATCGCTCCGCGCCCAATTAGCGCTGCAGAAAGAATGGCAGAAGCTGCACGCCCATAGCGTGCGGCTCTTTGTCATTCACGGCAATCACGATCACCTCTCAGGACAGCAGGCTGCACTCGCATGGCCGGAATCCGTGCACTTCTTCGGGTCGGACAAGGTCGAGCGGCTGCCCGCATATACAAAGCGAGGCGAGCTGGCGGCGTACATAAGCGGGATTTCGTATGAAACAAGGTCGGTAATGACGAATCTGGCCGCGGGCTACAGAGCCGGAACGGACGGGATTTACGGTATAGCGCTGCTTCATGGGAGCGTAGATGGAACCGTTGGTCACGATCCTTATGCACCATGCAAACTAGACGAGCTGGTCGGAGCCGGATTCCACTACTGGGCACTTGGCCATATTCATCAGCGGACGGTGCTGCACACCTATCCCCACGTCGTCTACTCCGGAAATACGCAGGGCAGACATGCGAAGGAAACCGGCGCAAAGGGATGTTATATCGTCAATGTCTCGGCTTCCCATGAAACGGAGCTGCAGTTTATACCGCTGGATACGGTCCGGTGGATCGACAGACCGCTCGCAATTGATGGGATGGACACGGAGCAGCAGCTGCTTGACCAGTTGGAGCGGGCGGCGGTTGCGGCTGTCTTGGAGAGCGAGGGGCGTTCACTTATGCTTCGCTTCACGCTGATTGGCAGGAGCGCGCTTCATGCTAGATTAGAAGCTACAGCGGTCGTGCAAGAGCTGCTCGAAGGCTTGAGAGAGCGGCTGGCGGTCAGCGGGTGGCAGCAGGAGGTAGGCCTCGCGGATGATGCATGGTGCTGGGTCGCCGGGATCGAGAATGAGGCCGGGGCTTTAATCGATCTTGCAGGCCTGGCGGAGGAAGACAGCTTCGTCGGCGAGCTTATACGCGGAAGCCTGCAGATTGAAGGGGATGCTGCCGAATTCAAGCAGGTGATCGAGGAGGCGCTTCAGCCGCTTCTGAGTCATGCCAAGCTAAGAAGACTGACCCGTTCTGTGATGGAAGAACGGGCGGAAGATTGGTTTGCACATGCGAGGGAGGTCGCCGCAGGCCTGCTTGCCGCCGAACAAGCGGACCAGGTAGCGGACAAGCAAGGAGAGCGGCCGGCGGCAGATGGAGGGGATGAGCGGTGA
- a CDS encoding glycosyltransferase family 4 protein produces MNILQALFFPPEQPGGVSSMVPYIQERFNKLGWQMELFSLPKRVRGKGQEHVSFDTFDITHYEGNPIIDKYLQTYRDYVWWTKLRINKSYDLIHAHHPISALVMKQLYPETPLVMTIHSSYERELILNGKIIEGGMEHRFLTAIYGELEAKADRILTPSESFRQYLRPHVKDADRFQVIPNGFDEKRFRPISHENEVVQLITVCRLVPAKGLDVLLRACAQLKERGHSFVLHIIGDGPIRNELEQLTQQLNLYDDTIFYGYMLHPEEFMPFFDVFVLPSRAEAFGSVFAEAALCWLALVGTNVGGIAEQIDDGQNGLLVEPENPTALCNALEKVVSDQDFRYNMARAAWNKAKKVYSLQRVIAELKQVYTDINPNKEAAE; encoded by the coding sequence ATGAACATTTTACAGGCGCTGTTTTTCCCGCCGGAGCAGCCGGGCGGCGTGTCCTCCATGGTTCCGTATATCCAAGAGCGGTTTAATAAACTCGGCTGGCAGATGGAGCTATTTTCACTGCCGAAGCGTGTGAGAGGAAAGGGACAGGAGCATGTGTCCTTCGATACTTTCGATATTACGCATTATGAGGGAAATCCCATTATCGATAAATATTTGCAAACCTACCGCGACTACGTCTGGTGGACGAAGCTGCGAATTAATAAATCGTACGATCTGATTCATGCGCATCATCCGATCTCCGCGTTAGTCATGAAACAGCTGTACCCGGAGACGCCTCTCGTCATGACGATCCATTCGAGCTACGAGCGGGAACTGATCTTGAACGGCAAAATCATAGAGGGCGGCATGGAGCACCGGTTTCTCACGGCCATTTACGGGGAGCTGGAAGCGAAGGCGGATCGTATTCTGACACCGTCGGAATCGTTCCGGCAGTACTTGAGACCGCATGTAAAGGATGCCGACCGGTTTCAGGTCATTCCAAACGGCTTCGACGAGAAACGGTTTCGGCCCATTTCGCACGAGAACGAAGTGGTCCAGCTGATCACGGTTTGCCGCCTCGTTCCGGCGAAAGGGCTGGATGTGCTGCTTCGCGCCTGCGCGCAGTTGAAGGAGAGAGGCCATTCGTTCGTGCTTCATATTATAGGAGACGGCCCGATCCGCAATGAACTGGAGCAGCTCACGCAGCAGTTGAATTTGTACGACGATACGATTTTCTATGGCTATATGCTGCATCCGGAAGAGTTCATGCCGTTTTTCGACGTGTTCGTGCTGCCCTCGCGTGCGGAAGCGTTCGGCTCCGTATTCGCGGAAGCCGCCTTGTGCTGGCTGGCGCTGGTCGGCACCAATGTCGGCGGCATCGCCGAACAAATCGACGATGGACAGAACGGCCTGCTGGTGGAGCCCGAGAATCCGACGGCGCTGTGCAATGCGCTGGAGAAGGTTGTTTCCGACCAGGATTTCCGCTACAACATGGCGCGCGCAGCGTGGAACAAAGCAAAGAAGGTCTATTCCCTGCAGCGGGTTATCGCTGAGCTGAAGCAGGTATACACCGACATTAATCCGAATAAGGAAGCGGCAGAATAG